Genomic window (Candidatus Binataceae bacterium):
CTTCTCCACCATGATCAGATGCCTGTGCGATTTTCGCAGTCTAGGCCGAAGCCCGTTTCTCTGTACAGCACGTGCTCCAGACCCGCGCGACCGCAAGCTGGATGACGGTGCTTTAAGCGCAATGATCCGCATCGAGGACGCTGATCATCAGACGTATCTGGAGGTGGTACCGACCGCATTGATATGGGACCCTACAGGAAGCAAACTCCTGGCCGGTCAGAAGATTGTCGGCCCTGAGGAAAGCGCGCACTTCCGCATCGCTCAGTGGTCGAGCGAAATAGCCGGCAACTCGATCAGCGTGAGGCCGCGCGGACAGCAATCGGCCATGCCTTGTGATGAGGATAAGACCAGCATCGCAACAGGTCGTTTTACCGCTATTGGCCGCGGCCGTGATTGTCGGAATAGGGCATCCGGGGCGCACGTCGGCAGGCGATACCGCCGAGATTCTAAAGTCCCCGCGCTCTCAGACGGCAGATACTAACTCCGTCCAACCTTCATCGGATAGCCAGGCCCCGCCTTACCGATTTGAGCCGGAGACGGCCGACCCCGAACCTCAGGGACTCAAGGGCTATCTGGATGCGAACGAGCAGATCTCGGTCTTCGGCATTGACCTGCGAGTCGAGACGCGTAGCGCGGAAAAGGAAATCCAGGGGTTGCTGGTCGTTGATATTGAGCCGGGAAGTCCCGGGGCCGCGGCGGGACTGCATCCATACCGACAGCCGATCCGTGATGTATTGAATGCCGTGGCAATGCTCGGCGTGATGACGTTTCCACCGGCGATAATAGTCGCGCCACTTACCGGATCGATCCCGCTTCACGAGAGCTATGATCTTGTAATCGGTATCGATGGGTTTCGCGTGGCTAGTTTCCTGGATTTTTATGAACGGGTTCGGGACACGCGGCCTGGCGAAGTCGTCTACCTGAACATCTTGCGCAACGGACATCGCGTCCAGGTACCGCTGCAGATAACGTCGGCGGTGCCGCCGCCGGAATCCTGGGTGCGATGACCCGGTCGAGCGACTGGCGTCGGATTCACGTATGCGTTTATGCGAAAGAGCCCTTCAAGATCGCGACGTTCTTGACGTCGCAGTAGAAATCGAAGCTCCAGTTACCGCCCTCGCGGCCGATTCCGGAATTTCGGGCGCCACCGAACGGAGCAGCGAGGTCACGGACGAAGAAGCAATTAACCCACACCGTACCGGCGGTTACCTGCGAAGCCACCTGCCACGCGCGCCGCTCGTCGCGCGAGAATACCATTGCCGCCAAGCCGTAGGTCGTATCATTGGCGAGCTCGATCGCTTCGTCCTCGTCCCTGAACGTGTTCCAGGTCAGAACCGGACCGAAGACCTCGCGTTGGAAAACTTCCATCTGGCGGCCGACGTTAGTCAGCAATGTCGGTTCATAGTAGAGTTCGCCGAAAGAGTCGCGTTCGCCGCCCCATAGGGGCTTGGCGCCGCTTTTCAAGGCCCGTTCGACGAAGCCCTGCACCTGGTTGAAATGCTCGCGGGTGATCAGCGGGCCCACCTTCGTCAACGGATCGCGCGGGTCGCCTACTTTAATCGTCGCCACTTCCTCGCTCACCCTGGCAAGAAATTCCTCCGCAATCGGCTCTTCGACGAGCACGCGAGTACCGGCCAGACAGACCTGGCCGGCATTGAAATACTGCCCCGCCACGGTTTGCGCCGCCGCCCGGAGATCGGCGTCTTTCATCACGATAAACGGAGACTTTCCCCCCAGTTCAAAGCTCACTGGCGTAATCGATTTCGCCGCCGACTGTCCGATCAGGCGGGCGGTATCCGTCGAACCTGTGAAACTGATGCGATCGACATCGGGGTGAGCCACCAGTGCGGCACCGGCCTCCTCGCCGATCCCCTGCACAACGTTGACGACGCCTGCCGGCACTCCCGCTTCGTCCGCGAGGTCGGCAAGCATTGAACAGGTTAGCGGCGCCCATTCCGGCGGCTTGACTACCAGCGTGTTACCGGCAGCCAGGGCCGGTCCAATCTTCCATGTCGTCAGCATCATGGGAGTGTTCCACGGGGTGATCAACGCCGCCACGCCGGCTGGATCGTAGCGAACGTGATTGTAAACATCCGGGGATTCGATCGTTTCGCGATTGAGCTTCAGCGCCCAATCCGCGAAAAAGGTGATGTTGAGCGCGGAGCGAGGCACCATCCGATGGACGTTGGCGGCAAGCAGCGAGCCGTTGTCCATCGTCTCTACCGCGGCGAGTTTCTTTCCGTGGCGCTGGATAGCTTCGCCGAAGCGATGCAGGATCGGATGGCGGCCCTCGGGCCCGAGCGCAGCCCACGCCGGAAACGCCCGCCGGGCAGCGGAGAGAGCAGCCTCTATCTCCTCCGCGCCGCCCGCCGATACGTCCGCGATGTGTGAGCAGTCGATCGGTGAAATTACCTCAAAGGTGCGTTCCGATTCTATTCGCTTGCCACCGATCCAATGCGCAGCGGATACCTCGACTCCGGCGACGCTGACGCGGGACTTTGTCGTGGCTTGTCTCATAAAAGCACCTCCTGAAGAGACCGTCCAAGAGCCGGAGAACTCGATCCAGAATCGTAATCGGCCATATAGCACGATTTCTCGCCCGTGCTGAGCGCAAATGCCTGTCTTACAAGGGGGAGGCTTGCGCAGTAAGCCAAAATGCTCGAGGCGCAGCCGAGCATCGCAGAGATGCATCTCCGCCAGGCGCACCTGACGAGGCGCCTGCTGTCGGTCTTACATGTCCATGCCGGCAGAGAAGGATTTCTGAATCATGGCGAGGCAGTCGCGGGGGTGGGTTTCACTGGACATATCGAGATCAACGGCGCATATGTCGACCTGCATCGCCAT
Coding sequences:
- a CDS encoding PDZ domain-containing protein, yielding MAAAVIVGIGHPGRTSAGDTAEILKSPRSQTADTNSVQPSSDSQAPPYRFEPETADPEPQGLKGYLDANEQISVFGIDLRVETRSAEKEIQGLLVVDIEPGSPGAAAGLHPYRQPIRDVLNAVAMLGVMTFPPAIIVAPLTGSIPLHESYDLVIGIDGFRVASFLDFYERVRDTRPGEVVYLNILRNGHRVQVPLQITSAVPPPESWVR
- a CDS encoding aldehyde dehydrogenase, which encodes MRLAEMHLCDARLRLEHFGLLRKPPPCKTGICAQHGREIVLYGRLRFWIEFSGSWTVSSGGAFMRQATTKSRVSVAGVEVSAAHWIGGKRIESERTFEVISPIDCSHIADVSAGGAEEIEAALSAARRAFPAWAALGPEGRHPILHRFGEAIQRHGKKLAAVETMDNGSLLAANVHRMVPRSALNITFFADWALKLNRETIESPDVYNHVRYDPAGVAALITPWNTPMMLTTWKIGPALAAGNTLVVKPPEWAPLTCSMLADLADEAGVPAGVVNVVQGIGEEAGAALVAHPDVDRISFTGSTDTARLIGQSAAKSITPVSFELGGKSPFIVMKDADLRAAAQTVAGQYFNAGQVCLAGTRVLVEEPIAEEFLARVSEEVATIKVGDPRDPLTKVGPLITREHFNQVQGFVERALKSGAKPLWGGERDSFGELYYEPTLLTNVGRQMEVFQREVFGPVLTWNTFRDEDEAIELANDTTYGLAAMVFSRDERRAWQVASQVTAGTVWVNCFFVRDLAAPFGGARNSGIGREGGNWSFDFYCDVKNVAILKGSFA